The Sebastes umbrosus isolate fSebUmb1 chromosome 4, fSebUmb1.pri, whole genome shotgun sequence genome has a window encoding:
- the bicd1a gene encoding protein bicaudal D homolog 1 isoform X4, protein MAADGVCGDSVDQYRAEVERLTQELAEANREKIRAAECGLVVLEENQALKQRYADLEIDQDTLRKELEQLQEAFGQAYTNQRKVAEDGETNEETLLQESASKEAYYMGRLLVLQTEVTLSRSVASNAQSENERLNALVQELRESNEMLELQRSRMREEVKEYKFRETRLLQDYTELEEENITLQKLVSTLKQSQVEYEGLKHEIKVLEEETVLLNSQLGDALRLKDISEGQLEEALDALKSEREQKNTLRKELAHHISLGDSVYGAGTHLALTVTGVEGLKFPDETNGTNGSAMPAANGNNEDSNRRNGHVHTSTGLAKMNSEYRPGRKGEGLHPVPDLFSELNLSEMQKLKQQLLQVERDKSSLVMNLQESQIQLQHTQGALTEQNERVHRLTEHVNGMKCLNGDKELEDPQESEKPDGGQSPPANGHRDPDIHGFEILECKYKVAVTEVIDLKAELKVLKEKYNQAVEGQGDSHSDDRAQAVTEQVTHLERSYRESRERVAGLEGELRAATSTATESQGMLNTAQDELVTFSEELAQLYHHVCLCNNETPNRVMLDYYRQSRITRSGSLKGSDDHRALLSPRLARRLAAASAACSSSEPPRSPMDSPSKDGHHNGTTTNTVDSCHSSPTRKPTGSISISPCPSPVPSEVGGDLRKEPMNIYNLNAIIRDQIKHLQRAVDRSLQLSRQRAAARELAPMLDKDKELCLEEILKLKSLLSTKREQIATLRLVLKANKQTAEGALANLKSKYENEKAMVTETMMKLRNELKALKEDAATFSSLRAMFATRCDEYVTQLDDMQRQLAAAEDEKKTLNSLLRMAIQQKLALTQRLEDLEFDHEQTYRGRGAKVPRIKSSPPKFLVDCQQPAASVPSLSPQLRRGRASLARSPKFMPDLQENRAVLSSSGLLSPCDPLNSLAQRPQPPGT, encoded by the exons ATGGCCGCGGATGGAGTCTGCGGGGACTCGGTGGATCAGTACCGGGCCGAGGTGGAGCGGCTCACCCAGGAACTGGCCGAGGCGAACCGGGAGAAGATCCGGGCTGCGGAGTGCGGACTGGTTGTCCTGGAGGAGAACCAGGCGCTGAAGCAGAGGTATGCAGACCTGGAGATCGACCAGGACACTCTCAGAAAGGAGTTGGAGCAATTACAGGAG GCGTTCGGCCAGGCTTACACCAACCAGCGTAAGGTGGCAGAGGATGGGGAGACCAATGAGGAGACGTTGCTGCAGGAGTCGGCCTCTAAGGAGGCCTACTACATGGGCCGCCTTTTGGTGCTGCAGACGGAGGTGACGCTGAGCCGCTCTGTGGCGTCCAATGCCCAGTCCGAGAATGAGAGGCTCAACGCGCTCGTGCAGGAGCTACGAGAG AGTAACGAGATGCTGGAGCTACAGAGGAGCCGGATGAGGGAAGAGGTCAAGGAGTACAAGTTCAGAGAGACCAGGCTGCTTCAGGATTAcacagagctggaggaggagaacatCACGCTGCAGAAACTGGTTTCTACACTCAAGCAGAGCCAG gTGGAGTATGAGGGACTGAAACATGAAATTAAAGTACTGGAGGAGGAGACCGTCCTCCTCAACAGTCAGCTGGGAGACGCGTTACGTCTGAAGGACATTTCTGAGGGTCAGTTGGAGGAGGCCTTGGATGCCCTCAAGAGTGAGCGTGAGCAGAAGAACACTCTGAGAAAGGAGCTGGCCCACCACATCAGCCTGGGTGACAGTGTCTACGGAGCCGGGACCCATCTGGCGCTCACGGTCACTGGCGTCGAGGGCCTCAAGTTCCCTGACGAGACCAACGGAACCAACGGCAGCGCCATGCCTGCTGCTAACGGCAACAATGAGGACAGCAACCGCCGCAACGGCCACGTTCACACGAGCACCGGGTTGGCCAAGATGAACAGTGAATACCGGCCAGGCCGGAAAGGAGAAGGCCTGCACCCTGTGCCGGACCTGTTCAGTGAGCTCAACCTGTCGGAGATGCAGAAGCTCAAACAGCAGCTGCTACAG GTGGAGCGCGACAAGTCGTCGCTGGTCATGAACCTGCAGGAGTCACAGATCCAGCTGCAGCACACGCAGGGCGCCCTGACCGAGCAGAACGAGCGGGTCCATCGCCTCACGGAGCACGTCAACGGCATGAAATGCCTCAATGGGGACAAAGAGCTCGAAGACCCGCAGGAAAGTGAGAAACCTGACGGTGGCCAATCACCGCCGGCCAATGGTCACCGCGATCCCGACATCCATGGCTTTGAGATCCTGGAGTGCAAGTACAAGGTGGCGGTGACGGAGGTGATCGACCTGAAGGCAGAGCTCAAGGTTCTGAAGGAGAAGTACAACCAGGCTGTGGAGGGGCAGGGAGACAGCCACAGTGACGACAGGGCTCAGGCAGTGACTGAACAG GTAACTCATTTGGAGCGTAGTTATCGTGAGAGCCGGGAGAGGGTGGCGGGCCTGGAGGGAGAGCTTCGAGCGGCCACGAGTACGGCCACAGAGAGCCAGGGCATGCTGAACACAGCGCAGGATGAGCTGGTGACCTTCAGCGAGGAGCTGGCGCAGCTCTACCACCACGTCTGTCTGTGCAACAATGAGACGCCCAACCGCGTCATGCTGGACTACTACCGCCAGAGCCGCATCACTCGGAGCGGCAGCCTGAAAGGCTCCGACGACCATCGGGCTTTGCTCTCGCCCCGCTTGGCGCGACGCCTCGCTGCTGCGTCTGCGGCCTGCTCCTCCTCCGAGCCCCCGCGCAGTCCCATGGACTCCCCATCCAAAGACGGCCATCACAACGGGACGACAACCAACACGGTGGACTCCTGCCATAGCAGCCCCACCCGCAAACCCACGGGCTCCATCAGCATCTCTCCTTGCCCGTCTCCGGTGCCCTCGGAGGTAGGCGGGGACCTGCGGAAGGAGCCCATGAATATCTACAACCTGAACGCCATCATCAGAGACCAGATCAAACACCTCCAGAGGGCTGTGGACCGCTCGCTGCAGCTGTCCAGGCAGAGGGCCGCAGCCAGGGAGCTAGCACCGATGCTTGACAAGGACAAGGAGTTGTGCTTGGAGGAGATACTCAAACTGAAATCCTTGCTCAGTACCAAGAGAGAGCAGATAGCCACACTCAGGCTGGTGCTGAAGGCCAATAAACAG ACAGCAGAGGGTGCGCTGGCAAATTTGAAGAGCAAGTACGAGAATGAGAAGGCGATGGTGACGGAGACCATGATGAAGCTGAGGAACGAGCTGAAGGCTCTGAAAGAAGATGCTGCCACCTTCTCGTCTCTCAGGGCCATGTTTGCCACAAG atgTGATGAGTACGTTACCCAGCTGGATGACATGCAGAGGCAGCTGGCGGCAGCGGAGGACGAGAAAAAGACGTTGAACTCCCTCCTCCGCATGGCCATCCAGCAGAAACTGGCCTTGACCCAACGGCTGGAGGATCTGGAGTTTGACCACGAGCAGACTTATCGTGGCCGCGGCGCTAAAGTGCCCAGGATTAAAAGCAGCCCGCCCAAA TTTCTTGTAGATTGTCAGCAGCCTGCTGCCTCAGTACCGTCACTCTCCCCACAACTAAGGCGAGGGAGAGCCTCCCTAGCCCGCAG TCCTAAATTTATGCCAGACCTCCAGGAAAACCGGGCAGTCCTGTCCAGCAGCGGCCTTCTCTCCCCCTGCGACCCTCTTAACTCTCTGGCCCAGCGACCCCAGCCCCCCGGCACCTAA
- the bicd1a gene encoding protein bicaudal D homolog 1 isoform X3: MAADGVCGDSVDQYRAEVERLTQELAEANREKIRAAECGLVVLEENQALKQRYADLEIDQDTLRKELEQLQEAFGQAYTNQRKVAEDGETNEETLLQESASKEAYYMGRLLVLQTEVTLSRSVASNAQSENERLNALVQELRESNEMLELQRSRMREEVKEYKFRETRLLQDYTELEEENITLQKLVSTLKQSQVEYEGLKHEIKVLEEETVLLNSQLGDALRLKDISEGQLEEALDALKSEREQKNTLRKELAHHISLGDSVYGAGTHLALTVTGVEGLKFPDETNGTNGSAMPAANGNNEDSNRRNGHVHTSTGLAKMNSEYRPGRKGEGLHPVPDLFSELNLSEMQKLKQQLLQVERDKSSLVMNLQESQIQLQHTQGALTEQNERVHRLTEHVNGMKCLNGDKELEDPQESEKPDGGQSPPANGHRDPDIHGFEILECKYKVAVTEVIDLKAELKVLKEKYNQAVEGQGDSHSDDRAQAVTEQQVTHLERSYRESRERVAGLEGELRAATSTATESQGMLNTAQDELVTFSEELAQLYHHVCLCNNETPNRVMLDYYRQSRITRSGSLKGSDDHRALLSPRLARRLAAASAACSSSEPPRSPMDSPSKDGHHNGTTTNTVDSCHSSPTRKPTGSISISPCPSPVPSEVGGDLRKEPMNIYNLNAIIRDQIKHLQRAVDRSLQLSRQRAAARELAPMLDKDKELCLEEILKLKSLLSTKREQIATLRLVLKANKQTAEGALANLKSKYENEKAMVTETMMKLRNELKALKEDAATFSSLRAMFATRCDEYVTQLDDMQRQLAAAEDEKKTLNSLLRMAIQQKLALTQRLEDLEFDHEQTYRGRGAKVPRIKSSPPKFLVDCQQPAASVPSLSPQLRRGRASLARSPKFMPDLQENRAVLSSSGLLSPCDPLNSLAQRPQPPGT; this comes from the exons ATGGCCGCGGATGGAGTCTGCGGGGACTCGGTGGATCAGTACCGGGCCGAGGTGGAGCGGCTCACCCAGGAACTGGCCGAGGCGAACCGGGAGAAGATCCGGGCTGCGGAGTGCGGACTGGTTGTCCTGGAGGAGAACCAGGCGCTGAAGCAGAGGTATGCAGACCTGGAGATCGACCAGGACACTCTCAGAAAGGAGTTGGAGCAATTACAGGAG GCGTTCGGCCAGGCTTACACCAACCAGCGTAAGGTGGCAGAGGATGGGGAGACCAATGAGGAGACGTTGCTGCAGGAGTCGGCCTCTAAGGAGGCCTACTACATGGGCCGCCTTTTGGTGCTGCAGACGGAGGTGACGCTGAGCCGCTCTGTGGCGTCCAATGCCCAGTCCGAGAATGAGAGGCTCAACGCGCTCGTGCAGGAGCTACGAGAG AGTAACGAGATGCTGGAGCTACAGAGGAGCCGGATGAGGGAAGAGGTCAAGGAGTACAAGTTCAGAGAGACCAGGCTGCTTCAGGATTAcacagagctggaggaggagaacatCACGCTGCAGAAACTGGTTTCTACACTCAAGCAGAGCCAG gTGGAGTATGAGGGACTGAAACATGAAATTAAAGTACTGGAGGAGGAGACCGTCCTCCTCAACAGTCAGCTGGGAGACGCGTTACGTCTGAAGGACATTTCTGAGGGTCAGTTGGAGGAGGCCTTGGATGCCCTCAAGAGTGAGCGTGAGCAGAAGAACACTCTGAGAAAGGAGCTGGCCCACCACATCAGCCTGGGTGACAGTGTCTACGGAGCCGGGACCCATCTGGCGCTCACGGTCACTGGCGTCGAGGGCCTCAAGTTCCCTGACGAGACCAACGGAACCAACGGCAGCGCCATGCCTGCTGCTAACGGCAACAATGAGGACAGCAACCGCCGCAACGGCCACGTTCACACGAGCACCGGGTTGGCCAAGATGAACAGTGAATACCGGCCAGGCCGGAAAGGAGAAGGCCTGCACCCTGTGCCGGACCTGTTCAGTGAGCTCAACCTGTCGGAGATGCAGAAGCTCAAACAGCAGCTGCTACAG GTGGAGCGCGACAAGTCGTCGCTGGTCATGAACCTGCAGGAGTCACAGATCCAGCTGCAGCACACGCAGGGCGCCCTGACCGAGCAGAACGAGCGGGTCCATCGCCTCACGGAGCACGTCAACGGCATGAAATGCCTCAATGGGGACAAAGAGCTCGAAGACCCGCAGGAAAGTGAGAAACCTGACGGTGGCCAATCACCGCCGGCCAATGGTCACCGCGATCCCGACATCCATGGCTTTGAGATCCTGGAGTGCAAGTACAAGGTGGCGGTGACGGAGGTGATCGACCTGAAGGCAGAGCTCAAGGTTCTGAAGGAGAAGTACAACCAGGCTGTGGAGGGGCAGGGAGACAGCCACAGTGACGACAGGGCTCAGGCAGTGACTGAACAG CAGGTAACTCATTTGGAGCGTAGTTATCGTGAGAGCCGGGAGAGGGTGGCGGGCCTGGAGGGAGAGCTTCGAGCGGCCACGAGTACGGCCACAGAGAGCCAGGGCATGCTGAACACAGCGCAGGATGAGCTGGTGACCTTCAGCGAGGAGCTGGCGCAGCTCTACCACCACGTCTGTCTGTGCAACAATGAGACGCCCAACCGCGTCATGCTGGACTACTACCGCCAGAGCCGCATCACTCGGAGCGGCAGCCTGAAAGGCTCCGACGACCATCGGGCTTTGCTCTCGCCCCGCTTGGCGCGACGCCTCGCTGCTGCGTCTGCGGCCTGCTCCTCCTCCGAGCCCCCGCGCAGTCCCATGGACTCCCCATCCAAAGACGGCCATCACAACGGGACGACAACCAACACGGTGGACTCCTGCCATAGCAGCCCCACCCGCAAACCCACGGGCTCCATCAGCATCTCTCCTTGCCCGTCTCCGGTGCCCTCGGAGGTAGGCGGGGACCTGCGGAAGGAGCCCATGAATATCTACAACCTGAACGCCATCATCAGAGACCAGATCAAACACCTCCAGAGGGCTGTGGACCGCTCGCTGCAGCTGTCCAGGCAGAGGGCCGCAGCCAGGGAGCTAGCACCGATGCTTGACAAGGACAAGGAGTTGTGCTTGGAGGAGATACTCAAACTGAAATCCTTGCTCAGTACCAAGAGAGAGCAGATAGCCACACTCAGGCTGGTGCTGAAGGCCAATAAACAG ACAGCAGAGGGTGCGCTGGCAAATTTGAAGAGCAAGTACGAGAATGAGAAGGCGATGGTGACGGAGACCATGATGAAGCTGAGGAACGAGCTGAAGGCTCTGAAAGAAGATGCTGCCACCTTCTCGTCTCTCAGGGCCATGTTTGCCACAAG atgTGATGAGTACGTTACCCAGCTGGATGACATGCAGAGGCAGCTGGCGGCAGCGGAGGACGAGAAAAAGACGTTGAACTCCCTCCTCCGCATGGCCATCCAGCAGAAACTGGCCTTGACCCAACGGCTGGAGGATCTGGAGTTTGACCACGAGCAGACTTATCGTGGCCGCGGCGCTAAAGTGCCCAGGATTAAAAGCAGCCCGCCCAAA TTTCTTGTAGATTGTCAGCAGCCTGCTGCCTCAGTACCGTCACTCTCCCCACAACTAAGGCGAGGGAGAGCCTCCCTAGCCCGCAG TCCTAAATTTATGCCAGACCTCCAGGAAAACCGGGCAGTCCTGTCCAGCAGCGGCCTTCTCTCCCCCTGCGACCCTCTTAACTCTCTGGCCCAGCGACCCCAGCCCCCCGGCACCTAA
- the bicd1a gene encoding protein bicaudal D homolog 1 isoform X7, translated as MAADGVCGDSVDQYRAEVERLTQELAEANREKIRAAECGLVVLEENQALKQRYADLEIDQDTLRKELEQLQEAFGQAYTNQRKVAEDGETNEETLLQESASKEAYYMGRLLVLQTEVTLSRSVASNAQSENERLNALVQELRESNEMLELQRSRMREEVKEYKFRETRLLQDYTELEEENITLQKLVSTLKQSQVEYEGLKHEIKVLEEETVLLNSQLGDALRLKDISEGQLEEALDALKSEREQKNTLRKELAHHISLGDSVYGAGTHLALTVTGVEGLKFPDETNGTNGSAMPAANGNNEDSNRRNGHVHTSTGLAKMNSEYRPGRKGEGLHPVPDLFSELNLSEMQKLKQQLLQVERDKSSLVMNLQESQIQLQHTQGALTEQNERVHRLTEHVNGMKCLNGDKELEDPQESEKPDGGQSPPANGHRDPDIHGFEILECKYKVAVTEVIDLKAELKVLKEKYNQAVEGQGDSHSDDRAQAVTEQQVTHLERSYRESRERVAGLEGELRAATSTATESQGMLNTAQDELVTFSEELAQLYHHVCLCNNETPNRVMLDYYRQSRITRSGSLKGSDDHRALLSPRLARRLAAASAACSSSEPPRSPMDSPSKDGHHNGTTTNTVDSCHSSPTRKPTGSISISPCPSPVPSEVGGDLRKEPMNIYNLNAIIRDQIKHLQRAVDRSLQLSRQRAAARELAPMLDKDKELCLEEILKLKSLLSTKREQIATLRLVLKANKQTAEGALANLKSKYENEKAMVTETMMKLRNELKALKEDAATFSSLRAMFATRCDEYVTQLDDMQRQLAAAEDEKKTLNSLLRMAIQQKLALTQRLEDLEFDHEQTYRGRGAKVPRIKSSPPKS; from the exons ATGGCCGCGGATGGAGTCTGCGGGGACTCGGTGGATCAGTACCGGGCCGAGGTGGAGCGGCTCACCCAGGAACTGGCCGAGGCGAACCGGGAGAAGATCCGGGCTGCGGAGTGCGGACTGGTTGTCCTGGAGGAGAACCAGGCGCTGAAGCAGAGGTATGCAGACCTGGAGATCGACCAGGACACTCTCAGAAAGGAGTTGGAGCAATTACAGGAG GCGTTCGGCCAGGCTTACACCAACCAGCGTAAGGTGGCAGAGGATGGGGAGACCAATGAGGAGACGTTGCTGCAGGAGTCGGCCTCTAAGGAGGCCTACTACATGGGCCGCCTTTTGGTGCTGCAGACGGAGGTGACGCTGAGCCGCTCTGTGGCGTCCAATGCCCAGTCCGAGAATGAGAGGCTCAACGCGCTCGTGCAGGAGCTACGAGAG AGTAACGAGATGCTGGAGCTACAGAGGAGCCGGATGAGGGAAGAGGTCAAGGAGTACAAGTTCAGAGAGACCAGGCTGCTTCAGGATTAcacagagctggaggaggagaacatCACGCTGCAGAAACTGGTTTCTACACTCAAGCAGAGCCAG gTGGAGTATGAGGGACTGAAACATGAAATTAAAGTACTGGAGGAGGAGACCGTCCTCCTCAACAGTCAGCTGGGAGACGCGTTACGTCTGAAGGACATTTCTGAGGGTCAGTTGGAGGAGGCCTTGGATGCCCTCAAGAGTGAGCGTGAGCAGAAGAACACTCTGAGAAAGGAGCTGGCCCACCACATCAGCCTGGGTGACAGTGTCTACGGAGCCGGGACCCATCTGGCGCTCACGGTCACTGGCGTCGAGGGCCTCAAGTTCCCTGACGAGACCAACGGAACCAACGGCAGCGCCATGCCTGCTGCTAACGGCAACAATGAGGACAGCAACCGCCGCAACGGCCACGTTCACACGAGCACCGGGTTGGCCAAGATGAACAGTGAATACCGGCCAGGCCGGAAAGGAGAAGGCCTGCACCCTGTGCCGGACCTGTTCAGTGAGCTCAACCTGTCGGAGATGCAGAAGCTCAAACAGCAGCTGCTACAG GTGGAGCGCGACAAGTCGTCGCTGGTCATGAACCTGCAGGAGTCACAGATCCAGCTGCAGCACACGCAGGGCGCCCTGACCGAGCAGAACGAGCGGGTCCATCGCCTCACGGAGCACGTCAACGGCATGAAATGCCTCAATGGGGACAAAGAGCTCGAAGACCCGCAGGAAAGTGAGAAACCTGACGGTGGCCAATCACCGCCGGCCAATGGTCACCGCGATCCCGACATCCATGGCTTTGAGATCCTGGAGTGCAAGTACAAGGTGGCGGTGACGGAGGTGATCGACCTGAAGGCAGAGCTCAAGGTTCTGAAGGAGAAGTACAACCAGGCTGTGGAGGGGCAGGGAGACAGCCACAGTGACGACAGGGCTCAGGCAGTGACTGAACAG CAGGTAACTCATTTGGAGCGTAGTTATCGTGAGAGCCGGGAGAGGGTGGCGGGCCTGGAGGGAGAGCTTCGAGCGGCCACGAGTACGGCCACAGAGAGCCAGGGCATGCTGAACACAGCGCAGGATGAGCTGGTGACCTTCAGCGAGGAGCTGGCGCAGCTCTACCACCACGTCTGTCTGTGCAACAATGAGACGCCCAACCGCGTCATGCTGGACTACTACCGCCAGAGCCGCATCACTCGGAGCGGCAGCCTGAAAGGCTCCGACGACCATCGGGCTTTGCTCTCGCCCCGCTTGGCGCGACGCCTCGCTGCTGCGTCTGCGGCCTGCTCCTCCTCCGAGCCCCCGCGCAGTCCCATGGACTCCCCATCCAAAGACGGCCATCACAACGGGACGACAACCAACACGGTGGACTCCTGCCATAGCAGCCCCACCCGCAAACCCACGGGCTCCATCAGCATCTCTCCTTGCCCGTCTCCGGTGCCCTCGGAGGTAGGCGGGGACCTGCGGAAGGAGCCCATGAATATCTACAACCTGAACGCCATCATCAGAGACCAGATCAAACACCTCCAGAGGGCTGTGGACCGCTCGCTGCAGCTGTCCAGGCAGAGGGCCGCAGCCAGGGAGCTAGCACCGATGCTTGACAAGGACAAGGAGTTGTGCTTGGAGGAGATACTCAAACTGAAATCCTTGCTCAGTACCAAGAGAGAGCAGATAGCCACACTCAGGCTGGTGCTGAAGGCCAATAAACAG ACAGCAGAGGGTGCGCTGGCAAATTTGAAGAGCAAGTACGAGAATGAGAAGGCGATGGTGACGGAGACCATGATGAAGCTGAGGAACGAGCTGAAGGCTCTGAAAGAAGATGCTGCCACCTTCTCGTCTCTCAGGGCCATGTTTGCCACAAG atgTGATGAGTACGTTACCCAGCTGGATGACATGCAGAGGCAGCTGGCGGCAGCGGAGGACGAGAAAAAGACGTTGAACTCCCTCCTCCGCATGGCCATCCAGCAGAAACTGGCCTTGACCCAACGGCTGGAGGATCTGGAGTTTGACCACGAGCAGACTTATCGTGGCCGCGGCGCTAAAGTGCCCAGGATTAAAAGCAGCCCGCCCAAA TCCTAA
- the bicd1a gene encoding protein bicaudal D homolog 1 isoform X5, protein MAADGVCGDSVDQYRAEVERLTQELAEANREKIRAAECGLVVLEENQALKQRYADLEIDQDTLRKELEQLQEAFGQAYTNQRKVAEDGETNEETLLQESASKEAYYMGRLLVLQTEVTLSRSVASNAQSENERLNALVQELRESNEMLELQRSRMREEVKEYKFRETRLLQDYTELEEENITLQKLVSTLKQSQVEYEGLKHEIKVLEEETVLLNSQLGDALRLKDISEGQLEEALDALKSEREQKNTLRKELAHHISLGDSVYGAGTHLALTVTGVEGLKFPDETNGTNGSAMPAANGNNEDSNRRNGHVHTSTGLAKMNSEYRPGRKGEGLHPVPDLFSELNLSEMQKLKQQLLQVERDKSSLVMNLQESQIQLQHTQGALTEQNERVHRLTEHVNGMKCLNGDKELEDPQESEKPDGGQSPPANGHRDPDIHGFEILECKYKVAVTEVIDLKAELKVLKEKYNQAVEGQGDSHSDDRAQAVTEQQVTHLERSYRESRERVAGLEGELRAATSTATESQGMLNTAQDELVTFSEELAQLYHHVCLCNNETPNRVMLDYYRQSRITRSGSLKGSDDHRALLSPRLARRLAAASAACSSSEPPRSPMDSPSKDGHHNGTTTNTVDSCHSSPTRKPTGSISISPCPSPVPSEVGGDLRKEPMNIYNLNAIIRDQIKHLQRAVDRSLQLSRQRAAARELAPMLDKDKELCLEEILKLKSLLSTKREQIATLRLVLKANKQTAEGALANLKSKYENEKAMVTETMMKLRNELKALKEDAATFSSLRAMFATRCDEYVTQLDDMQRQLAAAEDEKKTLNSLLRMAIQQKLALTQRLEDLEFDHEQTYRGRGAKVPRIKSSPPKIVSSLLPQYRHSPHN, encoded by the exons ATGGCCGCGGATGGAGTCTGCGGGGACTCGGTGGATCAGTACCGGGCCGAGGTGGAGCGGCTCACCCAGGAACTGGCCGAGGCGAACCGGGAGAAGATCCGGGCTGCGGAGTGCGGACTGGTTGTCCTGGAGGAGAACCAGGCGCTGAAGCAGAGGTATGCAGACCTGGAGATCGACCAGGACACTCTCAGAAAGGAGTTGGAGCAATTACAGGAG GCGTTCGGCCAGGCTTACACCAACCAGCGTAAGGTGGCAGAGGATGGGGAGACCAATGAGGAGACGTTGCTGCAGGAGTCGGCCTCTAAGGAGGCCTACTACATGGGCCGCCTTTTGGTGCTGCAGACGGAGGTGACGCTGAGCCGCTCTGTGGCGTCCAATGCCCAGTCCGAGAATGAGAGGCTCAACGCGCTCGTGCAGGAGCTACGAGAG AGTAACGAGATGCTGGAGCTACAGAGGAGCCGGATGAGGGAAGAGGTCAAGGAGTACAAGTTCAGAGAGACCAGGCTGCTTCAGGATTAcacagagctggaggaggagaacatCACGCTGCAGAAACTGGTTTCTACACTCAAGCAGAGCCAG gTGGAGTATGAGGGACTGAAACATGAAATTAAAGTACTGGAGGAGGAGACCGTCCTCCTCAACAGTCAGCTGGGAGACGCGTTACGTCTGAAGGACATTTCTGAGGGTCAGTTGGAGGAGGCCTTGGATGCCCTCAAGAGTGAGCGTGAGCAGAAGAACACTCTGAGAAAGGAGCTGGCCCACCACATCAGCCTGGGTGACAGTGTCTACGGAGCCGGGACCCATCTGGCGCTCACGGTCACTGGCGTCGAGGGCCTCAAGTTCCCTGACGAGACCAACGGAACCAACGGCAGCGCCATGCCTGCTGCTAACGGCAACAATGAGGACAGCAACCGCCGCAACGGCCACGTTCACACGAGCACCGGGTTGGCCAAGATGAACAGTGAATACCGGCCAGGCCGGAAAGGAGAAGGCCTGCACCCTGTGCCGGACCTGTTCAGTGAGCTCAACCTGTCGGAGATGCAGAAGCTCAAACAGCAGCTGCTACAG GTGGAGCGCGACAAGTCGTCGCTGGTCATGAACCTGCAGGAGTCACAGATCCAGCTGCAGCACACGCAGGGCGCCCTGACCGAGCAGAACGAGCGGGTCCATCGCCTCACGGAGCACGTCAACGGCATGAAATGCCTCAATGGGGACAAAGAGCTCGAAGACCCGCAGGAAAGTGAGAAACCTGACGGTGGCCAATCACCGCCGGCCAATGGTCACCGCGATCCCGACATCCATGGCTTTGAGATCCTGGAGTGCAAGTACAAGGTGGCGGTGACGGAGGTGATCGACCTGAAGGCAGAGCTCAAGGTTCTGAAGGAGAAGTACAACCAGGCTGTGGAGGGGCAGGGAGACAGCCACAGTGACGACAGGGCTCAGGCAGTGACTGAACAG CAGGTAACTCATTTGGAGCGTAGTTATCGTGAGAGCCGGGAGAGGGTGGCGGGCCTGGAGGGAGAGCTTCGAGCGGCCACGAGTACGGCCACAGAGAGCCAGGGCATGCTGAACACAGCGCAGGATGAGCTGGTGACCTTCAGCGAGGAGCTGGCGCAGCTCTACCACCACGTCTGTCTGTGCAACAATGAGACGCCCAACCGCGTCATGCTGGACTACTACCGCCAGAGCCGCATCACTCGGAGCGGCAGCCTGAAAGGCTCCGACGACCATCGGGCTTTGCTCTCGCCCCGCTTGGCGCGACGCCTCGCTGCTGCGTCTGCGGCCTGCTCCTCCTCCGAGCCCCCGCGCAGTCCCATGGACTCCCCATCCAAAGACGGCCATCACAACGGGACGACAACCAACACGGTGGACTCCTGCCATAGCAGCCCCACCCGCAAACCCACGGGCTCCATCAGCATCTCTCCTTGCCCGTCTCCGGTGCCCTCGGAGGTAGGCGGGGACCTGCGGAAGGAGCCCATGAATATCTACAACCTGAACGCCATCATCAGAGACCAGATCAAACACCTCCAGAGGGCTGTGGACCGCTCGCTGCAGCTGTCCAGGCAGAGGGCCGCAGCCAGGGAGCTAGCACCGATGCTTGACAAGGACAAGGAGTTGTGCTTGGAGGAGATACTCAAACTGAAATCCTTGCTCAGTACCAAGAGAGAGCAGATAGCCACACTCAGGCTGGTGCTGAAGGCCAATAAACAG ACAGCAGAGGGTGCGCTGGCAAATTTGAAGAGCAAGTACGAGAATGAGAAGGCGATGGTGACGGAGACCATGATGAAGCTGAGGAACGAGCTGAAGGCTCTGAAAGAAGATGCTGCCACCTTCTCGTCTCTCAGGGCCATGTTTGCCACAAG atgTGATGAGTACGTTACCCAGCTGGATGACATGCAGAGGCAGCTGGCGGCAGCGGAGGACGAGAAAAAGACGTTGAACTCCCTCCTCCGCATGGCCATCCAGCAGAAACTGGCCTTGACCCAACGGCTGGAGGATCTGGAGTTTGACCACGAGCAGACTTATCGTGGCCGCGGCGCTAAAGTGCCCAGGATTAAAAGCAGCCCGCCCAAA ATTGTCAGCAGCCTGCTGCCTCAGTACCGTCACTCTCCCCACAACTAA